A genomic segment from Desulfonatronum lacustre DSM 10312 encodes:
- a CDS encoding efflux RND transporter permease subunit has protein sequence MFRFFIDRPIFASVISIIIILAGGAALRVLPVEQYPNVVPPQVVVAAMYPGASSEVIAAAVAAPLEQEINGVDNMIYMESSATDSGMLQITVSFEMGTDPDQAAINVNNRVQAAASRLPQRVRDLGVRVEARSTNILMVPVLYSPDDSRDTLFISNYALLNVLDELVRLPGVGEASLFGSQDYSMRIWLNPDKLAQYDLTPSDVAAAVREQNALFAAGQLGAEPSPADQAFSFAVTTRGQLADAQEFERIILRSSEDGGVLRLGDVARAELGSQSYAFSATYNGQSAVPIGVYLQPGANALDTANRIHDTLEALSQRFPPGVAHTVAYDTTEFVEISIREVMITLVIAVVLVVLVTFVFLQRFRATLVPAAAIPVSLVGTFAGMLAMGFSVNLLTLFGLVLSIGIVVDNAIIVLENVDRLMREQGLRAREAAIETMKQVSGAVVSSTLVLVAVFVPVAFLGGMTGELYRQFAVTISVSVVVSGVVALTLAPAMCALLLDRKVRKTSGPFALFNYLFDKLTAAFAWIVEKMLRHAVISMLLFLAVTAGTVYAVTRLPSGLVPQEDQGVAMVVFQLPQGSALPRTEAARETITGMLTGLDEIQDFTTVAGFDIFDGALRTNAGLGFANLTDWKDRRAPGQDAMSLAGRIMGMGMSVPEANVLAFTPPPIQGLSLTGGVQGYLEVRDGSSPREVETRAGRFIAAINARPEVTNARVTLDTTIPRYHAEVDREKARAAGVPINQIFEAMQSTFGALYVNDFTLAGRNWQVNMQSEGEFRSRPEDLNRVFVRSEHGQMLPLSALVTLERRPGPDVINRFNGNAAAKFFADPAPGFTTGQAKEAIEETALDVLDQATRIGWVGEAYQLDAAAGAGALAFGLGLLMVFLILAAQYERWSLPFAVASAVPFGVLGAALSGLWRGFPNDIYFQIGLLVLIGLAAKNAILIVEFAAQNREREGLCAFDAALAAARQRFRAIMMTALTFIIGSLPLVFATGAGANSRQEIGTVVVGGMILASSLALLFVPVFYKLMDDSSFWFHNRKMLHPEKECS, from the coding sequence ATGTTTCGCTTCTTCATCGATCGACCGATCTTCGCCTCGGTCATTTCCATCATCATTATTCTGGCCGGAGGGGCCGCCCTGCGCGTGCTGCCCGTGGAGCAGTATCCGAACGTGGTTCCGCCGCAGGTCGTGGTCGCGGCCATGTACCCGGGCGCCAGCTCCGAAGTCATCGCCGCGGCCGTGGCCGCTCCCCTGGAGCAGGAAATCAACGGCGTGGACAACATGATCTACATGGAGTCCAGCGCCACGGACTCCGGGATGCTGCAAATCACGGTCTCCTTTGAAATGGGCACGGACCCGGACCAGGCGGCCATCAACGTGAACAACCGGGTTCAGGCCGCCGCCTCCCGGTTGCCCCAGCGGGTCCGGGATCTGGGGGTGCGCGTGGAGGCCCGTTCCACGAACATCTTGATGGTTCCAGTGCTCTACTCGCCCGACGACAGCCGGGACACGCTGTTCATCAGCAACTACGCCCTGCTCAACGTCCTGGACGAGTTGGTCCGGCTGCCAGGCGTGGGGGAGGCCTCCCTGTTCGGCTCCCAGGACTACTCCATGCGCATCTGGTTGAACCCGGACAAGCTGGCCCAGTACGACCTGACCCCGTCGGACGTGGCCGCCGCCGTCCGGGAGCAGAACGCCCTGTTCGCCGCCGGTCAATTGGGCGCCGAGCCTTCCCCGGCGGACCAGGCCTTTTCCTTTGCCGTGACCACCCGAGGCCAACTGGCCGACGCCCAGGAGTTCGAACGGATCATCCTGCGCTCCTCCGAGGACGGGGGCGTGCTGCGTCTGGGCGACGTGGCCCGGGCCGAGCTGGGCTCTCAGAGTTACGCCTTTTCCGCGACGTACAACGGCCAGTCCGCCGTGCCCATCGGGGTTTATCTCCAGCCCGGGGCCAACGCCCTGGATACGGCCAATCGAATCCACGACACCCTGGAGGCGCTTTCCCAGCGCTTCCCGCCCGGCGTGGCCCATACCGTGGCCTACGACACCACCGAGTTCGTGGAAATCTCCATCCGCGAAGTGATGATCACCCTGGTCATCGCCGTGGTCCTGGTGGTGCTGGTCACCTTCGTCTTCCTGCAGCGCTTCCGGGCCACCCTGGTCCCGGCCGCGGCCATTCCAGTCTCCCTGGTGGGCACCTTTGCCGGGATGCTGGCCATGGGCTTTTCCGTGAACCTGCTGACCCTGTTCGGCCTCGTGCTGTCCATCGGCATTGTGGTGGACAACGCCATCATCGTCCTGGAAAACGTGGACCGGTTGATGCGCGAACAGGGCCTGCGGGCCCGGGAAGCAGCCATCGAGACCATGAAGCAGGTTTCCGGAGCCGTGGTCTCTTCGACCCTGGTTCTTGTGGCGGTATTCGTGCCCGTGGCGTTTCTCGGCGGGATGACCGGCGAACTCTACCGCCAGTTCGCGGTGACCATCTCCGTTTCCGTGGTGGTTTCCGGCGTAGTGGCCCTGACCCTGGCCCCGGCCATGTGCGCTCTGCTTTTGGACCGCAAGGTCCGCAAGACGTCCGGGCCCTTTGCGCTGTTCAACTATTTGTTCGACAAGCTCACCGCCGCCTTTGCCTGGATCGTGGAGAAGATGCTGCGCCACGCCGTGATCAGCATGCTGCTCTTCCTGGCCGTGACCGCCGGGACGGTGTACGCGGTCACGCGCCTGCCCTCGGGCCTGGTCCCCCAGGAAGACCAGGGCGTGGCCATGGTCGTCTTTCAACTACCCCAGGGGTCGGCCCTGCCGCGCACCGAGGCCGCGCGGGAGACCATCACGGGCATGCTCACCGGCCTGGACGAGATTCAGGACTTTACCACCGTGGCCGGGTTCGACATCTTTGACGGAGCCTTGCGCACCAACGCCGGACTGGGCTTCGCCAACCTGACCGACTGGAAGGACCGCCGAGCCCCCGGTCAGGACGCCATGTCCCTGGCCGGACGGATCATGGGCATGGGCATGAGCGTCCCGGAAGCCAACGTGCTTGCCTTCACCCCGCCGCCCATCCAGGGGCTGTCCCTGACCGGAGGCGTGCAAGGCTACCTGGAGGTCCGCGACGGCTCCTCGCCCCGGGAGGTCGAAACCCGGGCCGGACGCTTCATCGCGGCGATCAACGCCCGTCCTGAAGTGACCAACGCCCGGGTCACCCTGGACACCACCATCCCCCGCTACCACGCCGAGGTGGACCGGGAAAAGGCCCGGGCCGCGGGCGTGCCCATCAACCAGATCTTCGAGGCCATGCAGAGCACCTTCGGCGCCCTGTACGTCAATGACTTCACCCTGGCCGGACGCAACTGGCAGGTGAACATGCAGTCCGAGGGCGAATTTCGGAGCCGGCCCGAAGACCTGAACCGGGTCTTCGTACGCTCGGAGCACGGCCAAATGCTGCCCCTGAGCGCCCTGGTCACCCTGGAGCGCCGGCCGGGCCCGGACGTCATCAACCGCTTCAACGGCAACGCGGCGGCCAAATTTTTCGCCGATCCGGCCCCGGGCTTCACCACGGGCCAAGCCAAGGAGGCCATCGAAGAGACGGCCCTGGACGTGCTGGACCAGGCCACGCGGATCGGCTGGGTGGGGGAGGCCTACCAGTTGGACGCCGCAGCCGGGGCCGGAGCTCTGGCCTTCGGGCTGGGCCTCTTGATGGTCTTTTTGATCCTGGCCGCCCAGTATGAACGCTGGTCCCTGCCTTTCGCCGTGGCCTCGGCCGTGCCCTTCGGCGTGCTCGGCGCGGCCCTGTCCGGCCTGTGGCGCGGCTTTCCCAACGACATCTACTTCCAGATCGGCCTGTTGGTGCTCATCGGACTGGCGGCCAAAAACGCCATCCTGATTGTGGAGTTTGCGGCCCAGAACCGGGAACGCGAAGGCCTGTGCGCCTTCGACGCGGCCCTGGCCGCGGCCCGACAGCGCTTCCGGGCGATCATGATGACCGCCCTGACCTTCATCATCGGCTCCCTGCCCCTGGTCTTCGCCACCGGCGCGGGCGCCAACAGCCGTCAGGAGATCGGCACCGTGGTGGTGGGCGGCATGATCCTGGCCAGCTCCCTGGCCCTGCTCTTTGTCCCGGTGTTCTACAAACTGATGGACGACTCCTCGTTTTGGTTCCACAACCGGAAGATGCTCCATCCGGAGAAGGAGTGCTCTTGA
- the glnQ gene encoding glutamine ABC transporter ATP-binding protein GlnQ, giving the protein MVECRKVCKNFGKVTVLRDIDLNIDQGEVVVVIGPSGSGKSTLLRCINVLEKITSGELLVDGKSVTDSKTDVRLIRLEAGMVFQQFNLFPQMTAMENVAFGPRKVRGLSRAEARELAAELLRKVGLEERGNHYPSQLSGGQQQRVAIARALAVKPKLMLFDEPTSALDPELKGEVLAVMRSLAEEGMTMVIVSHEMNFAVNVGTRLIFMDEGRIIHDGPPKDLYENPPSERLRDFLRHIQ; this is encoded by the coding sequence ATGGTCGAGTGCCGGAAGGTCTGTAAAAATTTTGGCAAGGTAACGGTATTGCGGGACATCGACCTGAACATTGATCAAGGCGAGGTGGTTGTGGTCATCGGCCCCTCGGGCTCGGGCAAGTCAACTTTGCTGCGCTGCATCAACGTGTTGGAGAAGATCACCTCCGGAGAGCTGCTGGTGGACGGCAAAAGCGTCACGGATTCCAAAACCGATGTCCGACTGATCCGGCTGGAGGCGGGCATGGTCTTTCAGCAGTTCAACCTTTTTCCTCAGATGACGGCCATGGAAAACGTGGCCTTCGGACCGCGCAAGGTGCGCGGCTTATCTCGCGCCGAAGCTCGGGAACTGGCCGCCGAATTGTTGCGCAAAGTGGGCCTGGAGGAACGTGGGAACCACTATCCGTCACAGCTTTCGGGCGGACAGCAGCAACGCGTGGCCATTGCCCGCGCCTTGGCGGTGAAGCCCAAGCTGATGCTTTTCGACGAGCCCACCTCGGCCCTGGATCCGGAATTGAAAGGAGAGGTGCTCGCCGTGATGCGCTCTCTGGCCGAGGAAGGCATGACCATGGTCATCGTTTCCCACGAAATGAATTTCGCCGTCAACGTGGGCACCCGGCTTATCTTCATGGACGAAGGCCGGATCATCCACGACGGACCGCCCAAAGATCTTTACGAAAACCCTCCCTCGGAACGATTGCGGGATTTTTTGCGTCATATTCAGTAA
- the glnP gene encoding glutamine ABC transporter permease GlnP, with product MEFQYDVVLNSMPQLMKGVKLTIEITFYGLIGGTLLGILTGLFQAYKVPVLNWIAFTYVAFIRGTPIVVQAMFVYFALPLALGIRMNALNAAIMVLSVNAGAYIAEIVRGAVLSINKGLVDAGLALGLSRLQVIMSVVGPLAFRRMIPPLGNQFIISLKDTSLFIVIGVGELTRQGQEIMASTFRALEVWTAVAILYMVMTTTLALSLRLLERRMKIL from the coding sequence ATGGAATTTCAATACGACGTGGTCCTCAACTCCATGCCCCAACTGATGAAGGGCGTGAAGCTGACCATCGAAATCACGTTCTACGGTTTAATCGGGGGGACTCTGCTCGGGATTCTTACCGGGTTGTTCCAGGCCTACAAGGTTCCGGTGCTGAACTGGATTGCCTTTACCTACGTGGCCTTCATTCGCGGAACACCCATAGTGGTCCAGGCCATGTTCGTCTATTTCGCCTTGCCCCTGGCCCTGGGAATCCGCATGAACGCCTTGAACGCGGCGATCATGGTGCTCTCCGTCAATGCCGGAGCCTATATCGCGGAGATCGTCCGCGGGGCCGTGCTCTCCATCAACAAGGGCTTGGTGGACGCCGGTCTTGCATTGGGCCTGTCCAGGCTGCAAGTCATCATGTCCGTGGTCGGTCCACTGGCCTTCCGGCGGATGATTCCTCCATTGGGCAACCAGTTCATCATCAGCCTCAAGGATACCTCTTTGTTCATCGTCATCGGCGTGGGCGAGCTGACCCGGCAGGGGCAGGAGATCATGGCTTCCACCTTTCGGGCCTTGGAAGTATGGACCGCGGTGGCCATCCTGTACATGGTTATGACGACAACCCTGGCGCTGTCCCTGCGTCTGCTGGAACGAAGGATGAAAATCCTATGA
- the glnH gene encoding glutamine ABC transporter substrate-binding protein GlnH encodes MKKLIGCVVVALLLTLGLLSGPAAAKKLVVAVDTAFVPFEFRDPKTGEYTGFDIDLWAAIAEELGVEYELQPMDFAGIVPALQTGSIDAALAGITITSAREKVVDFSHPYYDSGLTLMVRSDNEEIKGPEDVAGKRIAVRTGTTSDNHAPSLNPSEIIKFPNIEQAYMELRTGRVDVAMHDTPNVLYYITTAGEGAVKAVGPRMQAQSYGIGFPLGSKLRNDVNVAFLELVENGRYAKIYRKWFGQDPSPR; translated from the coding sequence ATGAAAAAATTGATTGGATGCGTCGTGGTCGCGCTGTTGCTGACTCTCGGTCTTCTTTCAGGCCCGGCGGCGGCAAAAAAGCTTGTTGTGGCCGTGGATACGGCCTTTGTTCCCTTTGAGTTTCGTGACCCGAAAACAGGCGAGTACACTGGATTCGACATCGACCTCTGGGCCGCCATCGCCGAGGAGCTCGGCGTGGAGTACGAACTACAGCCCATGGATTTTGCGGGTATCGTCCCGGCCCTGCAAACCGGAAGCATTGACGCGGCGTTGGCCGGAATCACCATCACTTCCGCACGAGAAAAAGTCGTGGATTTTTCCCATCCCTACTACGACAGCGGCCTGACCCTGATGGTCCGTTCGGACAATGAGGAGATCAAGGGTCCGGAGGACGTGGCCGGAAAACGGATCGCGGTGCGCACGGGAACCACCAGCGACAACCACGCCCCCTCGCTGAATCCGTCGGAAATCATCAAGTTTCCCAACATCGAACAAGCCTACATGGAATTACGCACCGGTCGCGTGGACGTGGCCATGCACGACACGCCCAACGTGCTGTACTATATCACCACCGCTGGTGAAGGCGCGGTCAAGGCCGTGGGCCCCCGGATGCAGGCCCAGTCCTACGGCATCGGTTTTCCCCTGGGCAGCAAGCTGCGCAACGACGTCAACGTCGCCTTTCTGGAGTTGGTGGAAAACGGACGTTATGCGAAAATCTACCGCAAATGGTTCGGCCAGGACCCCAGTCCTCGTTAA
- a CDS encoding 4Fe-4S dicluster domain-containing protein, with protein sequence MHNGDDGDGAVPRSATLSRRNFLKAAGVAGAAAVLPLKTNPGGAAQRSDQHPEELATVLDISQCINCGACVEACREVNGFKHPKPEKPFPEMFPKRVQAEDWTDRRFTDDRLTPYNWLYIQTAAGEWNGKPFELHIPRRCLHCQNPPCANLCPWGAALRQSDGIVRINEKICLGGGKCRDVCPWAIPQRQTGVGLYLDLMPRFAGNGVMYKCDRCYDRVAQGEEPACIEICPMRIQHIGPRSEMLDLARKLAKDMDGYVYGAEENGGTNTFYVSPVPFDVLNGAMQTGPGRPHLEPVQDVMAKAENLTWALVAAPLAGIAAGLLTGARAVIQKESGHE encoded by the coding sequence ATGCACAATGGCGACGATGGTGATGGTGCTGTGCCGCGATCCGCAACCCTTTCCAGACGAAATTTCCTGAAAGCCGCAGGGGTGGCCGGCGCGGCCGCGGTTTTGCCCCTGAAAACGAATCCTGGCGGGGCTGCCCAGCGATCCGACCAGCACCCCGAAGAACTGGCCACGGTTCTGGACATCAGCCAGTGCATCAACTGCGGGGCCTGCGTGGAGGCCTGCCGGGAGGTTAACGGGTTCAAGCATCCCAAGCCGGAGAAGCCCTTTCCGGAGATGTTCCCCAAGCGGGTGCAGGCCGAGGACTGGACGGATCGGCGGTTCACGGACGACCGGCTGACCCCGTATAACTGGCTGTACATCCAAACCGCCGCCGGGGAGTGGAACGGCAAGCCTTTTGAGCTGCACATCCCAAGGCGGTGCCTGCACTGCCAAAACCCGCCCTGCGCCAATCTTTGCCCGTGGGGCGCGGCCCTGCGCCAATCCGACGGCATCGTGCGGATCAACGAAAAAATCTGTCTGGGCGGGGGCAAGTGCCGCGACGTCTGTCCGTGGGCGATCCCGCAGCGCCAAACCGGGGTGGGTCTGTATCTGGACCTGATGCCCAGATTCGCCGGGAACGGGGTGATGTACAAATGCGACCGCTGCTACGACCGTGTAGCCCAGGGCGAAGAACCGGCGTGCATCGAAATCTGTCCCATGCGCATCCAGCACATCGGCCCGCGATCCGAAATGCTGGATCTGGCCCGCAAGCTGGCCAAGGACATGGATGGGTACGTGTACGGGGCCGAAGAGAACGGCGGGACGAACACCTTTTATGTTTCCCCGGTTCCGTTTGACGTGCTCAACGGTGCGATGCAGACCGGTCCGGGCCGACCGCATCTGGAGCCGGTCCAGGACGTGATGGCCAAGGCGGAAAACCTGACCTGGGCCCTGGTCGCGGCGCCCCTGGCGGGCATCGCCGCCGGGCTGCTGACCGGCGCACGGGCCGTGATCCAAAAGGAGTCCGGCCATGAATAG
- a CDS encoding YjbQ family protein — protein MLVLFCPHTTAGLTINENADPTVPRDILTTLRRLGPASGRLPALRGQQRRPRQGIAARLGLARSG, from the coding sequence ATGCTTGTGCTGTTTTGTCCGCATACCACAGCCGGGCTGACCATCAACGAGAACGCCGATCCCACCGTGCCTCGGGACATTTTAACGACCTTGCGGCGTCTGGGTCCCGCATCAGGGCGACTACCAGCACTCCGAGGGCAACAGCGACGCCCACGTCAAGGCATCGCTGCTCGGCTCGGACTTGCGCGTTCTGGTTGA
- the mrtJ gene encoding JDVT-CTERM system glutamic-type intramembrane protease MrtJ, with protein MQAVERKAWFRDPWFYAVLALAPAAWLLPEPAVAVALWRLGVMALAEEVVFRGLLQKWLRGRSFYLRSWGPLTLANLVASICFAAAHLFAQPPLWAAAVFFPSLIFGWIWDRHGRILPCVLVHFGYNLFFFHRF; from the coding sequence GTGCAAGCTGTAGAACGGAAAGCATGGTTTCGGGACCCCTGGTTCTACGCCGTCCTGGCCCTGGCACCCGCGGCATGGCTTCTACCCGAACCCGCGGTTGCCGTGGCCCTATGGAGGCTGGGGGTGATGGCCCTGGCCGAGGAAGTGGTATTCCGGGGACTGCTGCAAAAGTGGCTTCGCGGGCGTTCTTTTTATTTACGGAGCTGGGGGCCGCTGACCCTGGCCAATCTTGTCGCCTCGATCTGTTTCGCCGCGGCGCACCTGTTCGCCCAGCCTCCGCTCTGGGCCGCGGCCGTGTTTTTTCCCTCCCTGATTTTTGGATGGATCTGGGACAGACACGGACGCATCCTGCCCTGCGTCCTGGTGCATTTCGGCTATAACCTTTTCTTTTTCCACCGATTTTAA